The following proteins come from a genomic window of Elusimicrobiota bacterium:
- the pbpC gene encoding penicillin-binding protein 1C, whose protein sequence is MWWPTSNRNRRRWAWAAAPLLAGSLWALFWTLANVVFPLPREFLETDYSTLHLDRDGGLARLDLSPGEKYRLRLRLSDMSPFLVRGFLLYEDRHFYRHPGVNPVALGRAALSNLRRGRVLMGGSTISMQVAKLMEPKRRTLGGKCVEIFRAFQLERAFGKDELLEVYLNSVPLGGNIEGVGAAAYLYFGKPPAALSPAESALLVGLPKSPALFRPDRRPEAARAQREKVLARVGERLGLSAADRAAALTAPLPTKRFPNPRRLPHLVERARRETTAGVRRYTVDPQLQAFCEDRLARAARRLRRHGVHNGAVIVVENATRRVLAYVGSPDFEDAGHGGQVNGAAIPRSPGSLLKPFLYARAVEEGLITPRRLVHDVERQYDGYEPANFERRAWGPIPAEEALALSLNTPAVDMEWRLGARGLAGFLEETRLFGARLRRADPGLSVVLGAFPVSLEEAVSLYAALADGGRLRPLQFFAGATDPVGRPVLSPEAAHITASMLSTLLRPDLPQSWEFTANRGRFAYKTGTSFGLRDAWSVGFTPEVTVGVWFGNVDARGSSQLVGSKAAAPLLTEILNEWTRHRDVWFARPAGVAARKVCAESGEPWGPGCGNSREDVYIPGRSDPSPCGLHRVVTVEKRTGREVCRVCMTGRRSDYAERVVRYWPPEVAAFLRGQGRSGSAPPRHNPRCSAVDDAAELKIQSPRAGGGYRVTEALSSARQKISLKAVSRRDEPVYWYLDGFLLGRARPDEPLAIDPRPGRHRVVVTDSRGRLDQVEFVVRP, encoded by the coding sequence TTGTGGTGGCCGACGTCAAACCGTAACCGCCGTCGTTGGGCCTGGGCGGCGGCGCCGCTGCTCGCCGGGAGTCTGTGGGCGTTGTTCTGGACCCTCGCGAACGTCGTTTTCCCCCTGCCCCGGGAGTTCCTGGAGACGGATTACTCCACGCTCCACCTGGACCGCGACGGCGGCCTCGCGCGGCTGGACCTTTCCCCCGGCGAAAAATACCGTCTGCGCCTTCGCCTGTCCGACATGTCCCCCTTTCTCGTGCGGGGCTTCCTCCTCTACGAAGACCGGCATTTTTACCGCCACCCCGGCGTCAACCCCGTGGCCCTGGGGCGCGCCGCCCTGTCGAACCTCCGTCGCGGGCGCGTCCTGATGGGCGGATCGACGATTTCCATGCAGGTCGCCAAGCTGATGGAGCCCAAGCGGCGCACCCTGGGCGGCAAATGCGTGGAAATCTTTCGGGCTTTTCAATTGGAGCGCGCCTTCGGCAAGGACGAACTTCTCGAGGTTTACCTGAACAGCGTCCCCCTGGGCGGGAACATCGAAGGGGTCGGCGCGGCGGCCTACCTCTATTTCGGCAAACCCCCGGCGGCCCTGAGCCCGGCCGAGAGCGCGCTGTTGGTGGGCCTGCCCAAGTCCCCCGCGTTGTTCCGCCCGGACCGGCGGCCCGAGGCGGCGCGCGCCCAGCGCGAGAAAGTGCTGGCGCGCGTGGGCGAACGGCTGGGCCTCTCGGCCGCGGACCGCGCCGCCGCGCTCACCGCGCCGCTTCCGACGAAGCGCTTTCCCAACCCGCGCCGTTTGCCCCATCTGGTGGAGCGCGCCCGCCGGGAAACGACCGCGGGGGTCCGCCGTTACACCGTGGACCCCCAACTCCAGGCGTTCTGCGAAGACCGCCTGGCCCGGGCCGCGCGCCGCCTGCGGCGGCACGGCGTTCACAACGGCGCGGTGATCGTGGTGGAGAACGCCACCCGCCGCGTGCTGGCCTATGTCGGGTCCCCGGATTTCGAGGACGCCGGGCACGGCGGGCAGGTGAACGGCGCGGCGATCCCGCGATCCCCGGGTTCGTTGTTGAAGCCCTTCCTTTACGCCCGCGCGGTGGAGGAGGGGCTGATCACCCCCCGGCGGCTGGTTCACGACGTGGAACGCCAGTACGACGGCTACGAGCCGGCCAATTTCGAACGGCGCGCCTGGGGGCCGATCCCCGCCGAGGAGGCACTGGCCCTGTCCCTCAACACCCCCGCCGTGGATATGGAGTGGCGCTTGGGGGCGCGGGGGCTCGCCGGGTTTTTGGAAGAGACCCGCCTTTTCGGCGCGCGGTTGCGCCGGGCGGACCCGGGCCTGTCGGTGGTCCTGGGCGCGTTTCCCGTGAGCCTGGAGGAAGCCGTCTCCCTCTACGCCGCCCTGGCGGACGGCGGCCGGCTGCGGCCCCTGCAATTTTTCGCGGGCGCGACCGACCCGGTGGGGCGGCCGGTTCTCTCCCCCGAGGCGGCGCACATCACGGCCTCCATGTTGTCGACCCTCCTTCGGCCCGATTTGCCCCAATCCTGGGAGTTCACGGCCAACCGCGGCCGGTTCGCCTACAAAACCGGCACGTCCTTCGGACTGCGCGACGCCTGGAGCGTGGGTTTCACACCGGAGGTGACCGTGGGCGTGTGGTTCGGAAACGTCGACGCGCGGGGCTCGAGCCAATTGGTCGGGTCCAAGGCCGCGGCGCCCCTTTTGACCGAAATCCTGAACGAGTGGACGCGCCACCGCGACGTGTGGTTCGCGCGACCCGCCGGCGTCGCCGCGCGGAAAGTTTGCGCCGAAAGCGGCGAGCCGTGGGGGCCGGGGTGCGGGAATTCCCGCGAGGACGTTTACATTCCGGGCCGGAGCGACCCGTCCCCCTGCGGGCTCCACCGGGTGGTGACGGTGGAGAAACGCACGGGCCGCGAAGTGTGCCGGGTATGCATGACGGGACGGCGTTCGGATTACGCCGAGCGGGTCGTGCGTTATTGGCCGCCGGAAGTGGCGGCGTTCTTGCGCGGGCAGGGCCGGTCGGGGTCGGCGCCGCCGCGGCACAACCCGCGCTGTTCCGCCGTGGACGACGCGGCGGAGCTGAAAATCCAAAGCCCGCGCGCGGGCGGCGGTTACCGCGTGACGGAGGCGCTCTCGTCCGCGCGGCAAAAGATTTCCCTGAAGGCGGTGTCCCGCCGGGACGAGCCGGTGTACTGGTACCTCGACGGCTTTTTGTTGGGCCGCGCCCGGCCCGATGAGCCGCTCGCCATCGACCCCCGGCCGGGCCGACACCGCGTCGTCGTGACGGATTCGCGCGGACGGCTGGACCAGGTGGAATTCGTGGTGCGGCCGTGA